The proteins below come from a single Thermopolyspora flexuosa genomic window:
- a CDS encoding phosphotransferase family protein, with protein sequence MNAWARLPDEVRNAITHRFGPITDVTPMPTGLTAGTSVRLDTPRGLLFVKALPDDAASAPLYRREARVSPALPDVVPSPQLRWGGHHAGWITLVFDHIEPARQVDIGPEAPDAAAVVDLVRLLGEALAPNPAEGLPSVADNVRFLISRADRLLAARPDDLDGYAMLAAARAQLDEDGLGGDVLLHTDIHEGNLIAGADRLYLVDWGLAAVGAAWVEVALLIPRLILAGHSPEQAERLVEGIPAWKAAPPAAVNGLAAVWSLFREFVARYGPQPIRASRARAAAAGRAWLKYRMA encoded by the coding sequence GTGAACGCCTGGGCGCGTCTGCCGGATGAGGTCCGCAACGCGATCACACATCGGTTCGGGCCGATCACCGACGTGACCCCGATGCCGACCGGCCTAACCGCAGGCACCTCGGTACGGCTCGACACTCCACGCGGGCTGCTGTTCGTCAAGGCCCTGCCCGATGACGCAGCGTCGGCACCGCTCTACCGGCGCGAAGCGCGCGTCAGCCCGGCATTGCCCGATGTGGTGCCCTCTCCGCAGCTGCGGTGGGGAGGGCACCATGCAGGCTGGATCACCCTCGTCTTCGATCACATAGAACCGGCACGCCAGGTTGACATCGGCCCGGAGGCACCGGACGCCGCCGCAGTGGTGGATCTGGTACGGCTGCTCGGCGAAGCCCTGGCCCCGAACCCGGCCGAGGGACTCCCGAGTGTGGCCGACAACGTGCGTTTCCTCATCTCGCGGGCCGACCGGCTGCTCGCCGCCCGGCCGGACGACCTCGACGGCTACGCCATGTTGGCAGCGGCGCGGGCACAGCTCGACGAGGACGGCCTCGGCGGGGATGTCCTGCTCCACACCGACATCCATGAGGGCAACCTCATCGCCGGGGCCGACCGGCTGTACCTGGTCGACTGGGGGCTGGCCGCTGTGGGGGCGGCCTGGGTCGAGGTTGCGCTGCTCATCCCGCGGCTGATTCTCGCCGGGCACAGTCCTGAGCAGGCCGAGCGGCTCGTCGAAGGGATACCGGCGTGGAAGGCCGCGCCGCCTGCCGCAGTGAACGGTCTGGCAGCCGTGTGGTCGCTGTTCCGCGAGTTCGTCGCCCGGTACGGCCCGCAGCCGATCCGCGCATCGCGGGCA